Proteins encoded by one window of Lactobacillus sp. ESL0684:
- a CDS encoding fructose-specific PTS transporter subunit EIIC has product MEIKDILAPESMIMSLKATNKEDAIKEMADLEVKTGIVNDEDEFIKSIWEREHESTTGIGDGIAMPHARNKSINKARVLFAKSKQGIDFDALDGQPVYLFFMISAPAGADNTHLEALAKLSGLLVDPELVSMLKKAQTPTEVIDLFEQAEAQKDAEQVEAEKAAANDSLDKPLIVGVTGCINGIAHTYMAQEALIKAGKQLGANVRIETNGSEGVKDKLTAAEIKQAKGVVIASDKKVDMPRFDGKPLIKRPVVDGINKPDELVEDILQDKAGIYHSDEKVAAESEGGKQSFWNSIYQNLMNGVSHMLPFVIGGGILMAISFIVENYAGGPKSPAFIFLNNAGNMAFAFMVPILSGYIAESIGDLPALMPGFVGGFMATVYSGAYGGSYVANVLSNAKSPAGFLGGLASGFLAGYIVVGLKKLCAKMPKSLEGMKPMLIYPILSLLLIALVMYYVINPIFSSINFAITNFLNQMGTGNLVVLTTILAGMMSIDMGGPFNKAAYVFASGAFANDPNSKVAAVMMAAVMVGGMVPPLATAIGTTFFKNKFTEDERRAGVTNWILGFSFITEGVIPFAAADAAHVIPSCIAGSAVGGALVGMWRIGVPAPHGGLWVSPLANHILLYFVATIIGAIVAGVILGLWKKPVEK; this is encoded by the coding sequence ATGGAAATTAAAGATATTTTAGCTCCTGAATCCATGATTATGTCGCTAAAAGCGACTAACAAGGAAGATGCAATTAAGGAGATGGCTGATTTAGAAGTCAAAACCGGAATTGTTAATGATGAAGACGAGTTCATCAAGTCGATTTGGGAACGTGAACACGAATCTACTACGGGAATTGGTGATGGCATTGCAATGCCACACGCGCGTAACAAGTCGATTAATAAGGCGCGAGTCTTGTTTGCTAAGAGTAAGCAAGGGATTGACTTTGACGCACTTGATGGTCAGCCAGTCTACTTGTTCTTCATGATTAGCGCGCCAGCTGGTGCTGATAATACGCACTTAGAAGCTTTGGCTAAGTTATCTGGTCTTTTAGTTGATCCAGAGTTAGTAAGTATGCTGAAAAAGGCGCAAACACCTACAGAAGTAATCGATCTATTTGAACAGGCAGAAGCGCAAAAAGATGCGGAACAGGTCGAGGCTGAAAAGGCAGCTGCTAATGATTCGTTAGATAAGCCATTAATTGTTGGTGTCACCGGCTGTATTAATGGGATTGCTCATACTTATATGGCACAGGAAGCTTTGATTAAGGCTGGTAAGCAACTGGGTGCCAATGTTCGAATTGAAACTAACGGCTCTGAAGGTGTTAAGGATAAGCTAACTGCGGCTGAAATTAAGCAAGCTAAAGGTGTAGTTATCGCGTCTGATAAAAAAGTCGACATGCCACGTTTCGATGGTAAGCCGCTGATTAAGCGTCCAGTAGTTGATGGAATCAATAAACCAGATGAGCTAGTCGAAGATATTTTACAAGATAAAGCTGGGATCTATCATTCTGATGAAAAAGTTGCTGCTGAATCAGAAGGTGGTAAGCAGAGCTTTTGGAATTCTATTTATCAAAACCTAATGAATGGTGTTTCCCATATGTTGCCGTTTGTTATCGGTGGCGGAATTTTGATGGCAATTTCCTTCATTGTGGAAAACTATGCAGGTGGACCAAAATCTCCAGCCTTTATCTTTTTGAACAATGCGGGGAACATGGCGTTTGCCTTCATGGTACCAATTCTATCTGGTTATATTGCTGAATCAATTGGCGATTTACCGGCCTTAATGCCTGGTTTTGTCGGTGGTTTTATGGCCACTGTTTATAGTGGTGCTTACGGTGGATCGTATGTGGCTAACGTTTTAAGTAATGCCAAGTCACCAGCTGGATTCTTGGGCGGGTTAGCCTCTGGTTTCCTTGCTGGTTATATCGTAGTTGGACTAAAGAAATTATGTGCCAAAATGCCTAAATCACTTGAAGGTATGAAGCCAATGTTGATTTACCCAATTTTGAGTTTGTTGCTAATTGCTTTGGTAATGTACTATGTAATCAACCCAATCTTTAGTTCAATCAACTTTGCGATTACTAACTTCTTGAATCAAATGGGTACAGGAAATCTGGTAGTCTTAACCACCATTCTAGCTGGAATGATGTCAATTGATATGGGTGGACCTTTCAACAAGGCTGCGTATGTCTTTGCTTCAGGTGCTTTTGCTAATGATCCTAATTCTAAAGTGGCAGCTGTAATGATGGCAGCTGTAATGGTTGGTGGTATGGTACCACCGCTAGCAACCGCTATTGGTACGACCTTCTTTAAGAATAAGTTTACTGAAGATGAGCGTCGGGCAGGTGTTACTAACTGGATTTTGGGCTTCTCATTCATTACCGAAGGAGTAATTCCGTTCGCTGCGGCTGATGCTGCGCATGTTATTCCATCATGTATCGCTGGCTCTGCTGTTGGTGGAGCATTAGTTGGCATGTGGCGCATTGGAGTTCCTGCACCACACGGTGGTCTATGGGTATCGCCGCTGGCCAATCATATCTTGCTTTACTTTGTGGCGACCATTATCGGTGCAATTGTTGCAGGGGTAATTCTCGGCTTGTGGAAAAAACCGGTGGAAAAATAA
- a CDS encoding DUF2207 domain-containing protein, protein MKRKLLKAGNFLILILGLLFLSTTVKADDIDYDITNLNVIARVQTNGSLKIKQQVTYDFDDDAHGVYYQQNLAKGQELTNLKIKIKADDAKETANHSYTLASANNTYKIKLFHQIAADSKFRVTYYYTITNAITNYRDIARLNFMIVGDGWDEDLDNVRAQVLFPGKINKLQAWAHGPLDGYTKVQPDQGKITMTAKNLDKDRGIEVDTIFPPAVTKANRKRVDKNKRQAVLKQERNLARQANQELKKVRQRLRLWYIVGWLLVIGGIGLSGLAIYRGLRAQRFGTFPQKINDLVHNYEIPTVNPVAAQVLDTAKEPDSKAFTAYLLDLVRQKRLELTSYQRKRKTYYRISLVDEELLKQDKLLKFLFNKVGDKKSFTTYGLRKYKKDDLGRSFSRWQTRQRNLVKGKGLLSTRYENKLDNLKTTVGSLSLLSMVCLVLGLIFFHFQLQKMITLICLPILLIADIIVYLVAIERIAIYTKKGAEVTNQVRGFKKMLQDIGQFKMKDVGDLILWEQIMPYAVSFSLSKRVLKQLKIEFDLDRLDNNDSLYFGYYSSYYTGLSFEAAFQSSFEKSVSHYSSSSSGSSGGFSGGSSGGFGGGSGGGAF, encoded by the coding sequence ATGAAACGAAAATTATTAAAAGCTGGGAATTTCCTAATTCTAATTTTAGGGCTACTTTTTTTATCAACAACGGTTAAAGCTGACGATATTGATTACGATATTACTAACTTGAATGTTATTGCTAGGGTGCAAACAAACGGCTCATTGAAGATTAAGCAGCAAGTTACTTATGACTTTGATGATGACGCGCATGGTGTTTATTACCAACAAAACTTAGCTAAAGGGCAAGAATTAACTAACTTAAAAATTAAGATTAAAGCTGATGATGCTAAAGAAACGGCCAACCATAGTTACACTTTAGCTTCTGCTAATAATACTTACAAGATTAAGTTATTTCATCAGATTGCTGCTGATAGTAAATTTCGAGTAACCTACTATTATACGATTACGAATGCGATCACCAATTATCGCGATATTGCTCGCCTGAATTTTATGATTGTTGGTGATGGCTGGGATGAAGATCTTGATAATGTTCGTGCACAAGTACTGTTTCCTGGGAAAATCAACAAGTTACAGGCATGGGCTCATGGTCCTCTTGATGGTTATACTAAGGTGCAGCCTGACCAAGGCAAGATCACAATGACAGCTAAAAACTTGGATAAAGATCGCGGAATTGAAGTTGACACGATCTTTCCACCAGCCGTAACTAAGGCTAATCGCAAGCGGGTTGACAAGAATAAGCGGCAAGCTGTCTTAAAGCAGGAACGGAATTTAGCTCGTCAAGCCAATCAGGAACTTAAAAAAGTTCGTCAACGTCTAAGACTGTGGTATATAGTTGGCTGGCTACTAGTTATTGGCGGAATTGGTTTAAGTGGTTTAGCAATTTATCGTGGTCTTAGAGCTCAGCGGTTTGGAACTTTTCCACAGAAGATAAATGATTTGGTGCATAACTATGAAATACCAACTGTAAATCCGGTTGCTGCCCAAGTTCTGGATACAGCTAAGGAGCCAGATAGTAAGGCATTTACAGCTTATTTGCTCGATTTGGTTAGGCAAAAACGTCTAGAGTTAACTAGTTATCAGAGAAAACGCAAAACATATTATCGGATTAGCCTAGTTGATGAAGAGCTACTCAAGCAGGATAAGTTGCTCAAGTTTTTGTTTAATAAGGTGGGAGATAAAAAATCTTTTACTACCTATGGTCTACGTAAATATAAAAAGGATGATTTGGGTCGCAGTTTTAGTAGGTGGCAAACCAGGCAGCGCAATCTTGTTAAAGGTAAAGGACTTCTTTCGACGCGTTATGAGAATAAGCTTGATAATCTTAAGACAACGGTAGGCAGTCTGAGTCTTTTAAGCATGGTTTGCTTGGTGCTTGGTCTAATCTTTTTCCATTTTCAATTGCAGAAAATGATTACGTTAATTTGCCTGCCAATATTACTGATTGCTGACATAATTGTTTATCTAGTAGCAATTGAGCGAATCGCTATTTATACCAAAAAAGGTGCAGAAGTGACTAATCAAGTTCGTGGTTTTAAAAAGATGCTGCAGGATATTGGGCAATTTAAGATGAAGGATGTTGGTGACCTAATCTTATGGGAACAGATCATGCCCTATGCGGTTAGCTTTAGCTTGTCCAAACGAGTGCTTAAACAATTAAAGATTGAGTTTGACCTAGATCGATTGGATAATAATGATAGTTTGTACTTTGGATATTACTCCTCTTACTATACTGGTCTTAGTTTTGAAGCAGCATTTCAAAGTAGCTTTGAAAAGAGTGTTTCACATTATTCTTCGTCATCATCGGGCTCAAGTGGCGGCTTTTCAGGTGGTTCCAGCGGCGGGTTTGGTGGCGGCTCCGGTGGAGGTGCCTTTTAG
- a CDS encoding Fur family transcriptional regulator has product MDKLAIALNILKKNHYKLTKQRQEILTYLYNHEDYYLSLTQLDKHLRQHFPKMSHDTIYRNVKEMQEIGILETKMFASGLRVKFQCDFISANHSHFICEECGRTIELPLPDFTKAQMQLTGFKINDYQVEVHGICNQCQLDSKKVE; this is encoded by the coding sequence ATGGACAAATTAGCAATCGCACTAAATATTTTAAAAAAGAATCACTATAAGTTAACCAAGCAACGACAAGAAATATTGACTTATTTATACAATCATGAAGACTACTATCTTTCCTTAACCCAGCTTGACAAGCACTTACGTCAGCATTTTCCCAAAATGAGTCATGACACGATTTACCGCAACGTCAAAGAAATGCAAGAAATTGGTATTTTAGAAACTAAAATGTTTGCCAGCGGTTTGCGAGTTAAATTTCAATGTGACTTTATTTCCGCTAATCATAGCCATTTTATCTGTGAGGAATGCGGGCGGACAATCGAACTGCCACTACCTGACTTTACTAAAGCCCAAATGCAGTTAACTGGTTTTAAAATTAACGATTATCAAGTTGAAGTTCATGGCATTTGCAATCAGTGTCAATTGGACAGTAAAAAAGTAGAGTAG
- a CDS encoding zinc ABC transporter substrate-binding protein — protein MRKKIKLKLLPLVVVLGTMLLTLSGCTGNTDSSHQHDQISIVTTTNIYADIAQNIVGKYGKAEPIIDKASMDPHDFEPKTNDAKKLSNADLVVANGLGYDSWMNKLASSVDKKPILVGEDVMGLAKNANPHIWYSLTMPTKYVNYLVKKLSKKDPKHRDYYQANADKYLAKITKVKKLADKIDGTKHKPVYVSEPVFDYALQASGLKVANQDFEKAIENETDPSPATIQKMTTGIKEHKIAFFVNNTQATSPVVNNFVKQAKKSNVPVLEVRETIPDKTTYLEWLTDNYQKLAKIVQK, from the coding sequence ATGAGAAAAAAGATCAAGTTGAAATTATTGCCCTTAGTTGTTGTTTTGGGGACAATGCTCTTAACTTTGAGTGGCTGCACAGGCAATACCGATTCCAGTCACCAGCATGACCAAATTTCGATTGTCACCACAACGAATATCTATGCCGATATTGCGCAAAATATTGTTGGTAAATACGGAAAAGCAGAGCCAATCATTGATAAAGCAAGCATGGATCCACATGATTTTGAGCCTAAGACTAATGATGCCAAGAAATTATCTAATGCAGATTTGGTTGTTGCTAATGGCTTAGGTTACGATAGCTGGATGAATAAGCTGGCTTCGTCGGTCGACAAAAAACCAATCTTAGTTGGTGAAGATGTAATGGGATTAGCTAAAAACGCTAATCCACATATTTGGTATAGTTTAACTATGCCTACCAAGTATGTTAATTATTTAGTTAAAAAACTGAGTAAAAAAGACCCTAAACACCGCGACTATTATCAAGCTAATGCAGATAAATATTTAGCTAAAATTACCAAAGTCAAAAAGCTAGCGGATAAAATAGATGGTACTAAACACAAACCAGTTTATGTTAGCGAGCCTGTCTTTGATTATGCGCTGCAAGCATCGGGTTTGAAAGTGGCCAATCAAGACTTTGAAAAAGCTATTGAAAACGAAACTGATCCAAGTCCGGCAACTATTCAAAAGATGACGACGGGGATAAAGGAACATAAAATTGCGTTTTTCGTCAATAATACGCAAGCCACCAGTCCAGTAGTTAATAACTTTGTCAAACAGGCGAAAAAAAGTAATGTTCCAGTTTTAGAAGTAAGAGAGACTATTCCTGATAAAACCACTTATCTTGAGTGGCTAACTGATAATTATCAGAAACTAGCCAAAATTGTGCAAAAATAG
- a CDS encoding SLAP domain-containing protein, producing the protein MKKLIAALALAASIAAPATVHQVDQVAAASSINEQAKQNSYSGVTYLYQMLEQEGIVYNCFYANGPLQYRNGKPEGVVIHETATPGASAHDEAIYFNREWMNMYSYVHAFVDKGQIIQMMTPNYGVWGAGANANNRFFQVELCEESNQADFAKGVNNDAIYVAKMLHRFNLEPDNAVHDGKGTIWSHHAVSNFLGGTDHTDPDGYFAKFGYSMDQFYDLIKYYYDLQTTPATDPATDTTTTSEKPEKPTEPALPAPIATKTLMHDAIIYDADGVATDAAMKKPGSKLTIYGDKTINNKKYLQIGSNQYVVASNVEGRMRKLTHNAYLYNNSGSRIGYSKLYRGNSVRTYGGKVKIGNRKYYPIDVNEYVKAGNFK; encoded by the coding sequence ATGAAAAAATTAATTGCTGCATTGGCACTGGCTGCTAGTATAGCTGCTCCTGCAACCGTTCATCAAGTGGATCAAGTAGCAGCGGCAAGTTCAATTAATGAGCAAGCTAAGCAGAATAGTTATAGTGGTGTTACCTATTTATATCAGATGCTAGAACAAGAGGGGATTGTCTACAACTGCTTTTATGCTAATGGTCCGCTGCAGTACCGTAATGGCAAGCCAGAAGGAGTGGTAATTCACGAAACTGCAACTCCAGGTGCAAGTGCCCATGATGAAGCAATTTATTTTAACCGCGAATGGATGAATATGTATTCTTACGTCCACGCGTTTGTTGATAAAGGTCAAATTATTCAAATGATGACGCCTAATTATGGTGTTTGGGGCGCAGGAGCTAATGCTAACAATCGTTTTTTCCAGGTAGAATTATGTGAAGAAAGCAATCAAGCTGACTTTGCCAAAGGGGTGAATAACGATGCAATCTATGTTGCTAAGATGCTGCATCGTTTCAATCTTGAACCAGATAACGCTGTTCACGATGGCAAAGGTACGATTTGGTCCCATCATGCTGTATCTAACTTTTTAGGTGGAACAGATCATACAGATCCAGATGGTTATTTTGCTAAATTTGGTTATTCAATGGATCAATTTTATGATCTAATTAAGTATTACTATGATTTACAAACTACACCTGCGACTGACCCAGCAACTGATACCACTACTACGAGTGAAAAGCCTGAAAAGCCAACTGAGCCGGCTTTGCCAGCACCGATTGCTACTAAGACCTTAATGCATGATGCTATTATTTATGATGCTGATGGTGTGGCAACTGATGCAGCCATGAAAAAGCCGGGCAGTAAGTTAACAATTTACGGCGATAAGACCATCAATAATAAAAAATACTTACAGATTGGCAGTAATCAATATGTTGTAGCCAGCAACGTTGAAGGCAGAATGCGTAAGTTAACCCACAATGCCTATTTATACAATAATAGTGGTAGTCGTATTGGTTATAGCAAATTATATCGTGGTAATTCAGTGAGAACATATGGCGGTAAGGTCAAGATTGGTAATCGCAAGTATTATCCAATTGATGTTAATGAATATGTTAAGGCTGGGAACTTTAAGTAA
- a CDS encoding ATP-binding cassette domain-containing protein — protein MSFDKKMIFSDINFKLKRGSMTALLGPNGTGKTTLINILMQLLTPTKGSFRFAQDTKLGYVPQFRNIDAEYPLSIAAFVGLNAPLFKTGKTKQAINKQLVEANLADIKNVRMGEASGGQKQRAYLAQALLDNPNMIILDEATASLDPTAKDELMSLIKHLNQKHAITVLFVTHDVPLARKYMENYLYLNHGVIEQGKMTQFEGAYE, from the coding sequence ATGAGTTTTGATAAAAAAATGATTTTTTCGGATATAAATTTCAAACTAAAAAGAGGCTCAATGACTGCTCTTTTAGGTCCTAATGGTACAGGTAAGACCACCCTAATTAATATTTTAATGCAGCTGCTTACTCCTACTAAAGGTTCATTTAGGTTTGCTCAAGATACTAAATTGGGCTATGTACCGCAATTTCGCAATATCGATGCTGAATATCCATTGTCAATTGCTGCTTTTGTTGGTTTGAATGCCCCATTATTCAAGACTGGCAAAACTAAACAGGCAATCAATAAGCAATTAGTTGAGGCAAATTTGGCAGATATCAAAAACGTTCGGATGGGCGAGGCTTCTGGTGGACAAAAGCAACGTGCGTATCTAGCACAGGCCTTGCTTGATAACCCCAATATGATTATTTTGGATGAAGCAACTGCTAGTTTGGATCCAACTGCTAAAGATGAGTTGATGAGTTTAATTAAACACTTAAACCAAAAGCATGCTATTACTGTATTGTTTGTAACTCACGATGTACCCTTAGCTCGTAAATATATGGAAAATTATTTGTACTTGAATCATGGTGTAATCGAGCAAGGAAAAATGACCCAATTTGAGGGGGCGTATGAGTAA
- a CDS encoding metal ABC transporter permease: MFAYEFMRNAFVASTFIAITCGIVGVYVVSRNFSFLAHTLSEIGFAGAAFAGWLGIGPLWGMLLFTLFGSVSVGELSLHSDQKEASISAISALFVGLGVLFLAISSTSSKYATNILFGSIIGVDKQGVIQMVLLSLIVLLLIFSIQRPLNFDSFDHIGALAHGVNSNLVSVVFLVALAMAVSVGSQIVGSLLVFILLTLPPASANYLGRTVGSIIAWSVLFALVGVWLGLYLGFITNLPVTFFISVIEVTIYLVVYFVNLLKR; encoded by the coding sequence ATGTTTGCATATGAATTTATGCGTAATGCATTTGTTGCTAGTACTTTTATTGCCATTACTTGTGGCATAGTTGGTGTCTACGTAGTTAGCCGCAACTTTAGCTTTTTGGCACATACTTTGTCGGAAATCGGTTTTGCTGGTGCTGCTTTTGCAGGTTGGCTAGGCATTGGTCCCTTATGGGGAATGTTATTATTTACCTTGTTTGGCTCGGTGAGTGTCGGCGAATTATCTTTACATAGTGATCAGAAAGAGGCATCAATTAGTGCTATTTCTGCATTATTTGTTGGACTAGGAGTTTTGTTTTTAGCGATTTCTAGTACTAGTAGTAAATATGCGACTAACATTTTATTTGGTAGTATTATCGGTGTGGATAAACAAGGCGTTATTCAAATGGTTTTGCTATCGTTAATCGTGTTATTGTTAATTTTTTCAATTCAGCGACCACTTAATTTCGATTCCTTTGATCATATTGGAGCGCTGGCACATGGGGTTAATAGCAATTTAGTTAGTGTGGTCTTTTTAGTGGCACTAGCAATGGCAGTGTCAGTGGGTTCACAAATTGTTGGCTCTTTGTTAGTCTTTATTTTATTAACGTTGCCGCCGGCTAGTGCGAATTACCTTGGTCGCACTGTCGGATCGATTATTGCTTGGTCAGTCCTATTTGCATTAGTTGGAGTTTGGCTAGGGCTATATTTAGGTTTTATTACCAATTTGCCAGTTACTTTTTTTATTTCTGTAATTGAAGTAACAATTTATTTAGTGGTATATTTTGTCAATTTACTGAAAAGGTAA
- a CDS encoding lactate oxidase yields MTVYYNGFPQSDRDEAISMINVDELEERAKEVMPEGAYYYIASGSENEWTWRNNTTAFNHFQIVPRALTDMQDPQLDTDFMGLKLKTPIMISPIACHGIAHTDAEVATQKGAAAAGALFSSSTYGNKSVEDIAAAAPDAPRFFQLYLSKDWDFNQMVFDAIKKAGYNGIFLTVDALVSGYREANLRTQFAFPVPLDFFSRYQGAQGEGQTVAQMYASSAQKIGPEDVKRIKEMSGLPVYIKGVMCAEDANLAMGAGADGIYVTNHGGREVDSGPATIDMLPEIAKAVNHRVPIIFDSGVRRGSHVFKALALGADLVGIGRPYLYALALGGAKGVESVIKQLNDELLIDMQLTGCKTIEDVKHAKLTNISYTADNLKSDTDPSRLKPYPVTGDNQLKNTGADVVSGASEA; encoded by the coding sequence ATGACAGTTTATTATAACGGTTTTCCGCAAAGTGATCGCGATGAGGCGATTAGTATGATTAATGTAGATGAACTTGAGGAGCGTGCTAAAGAAGTGATGCCAGAGGGTGCCTACTACTACATCGCATCTGGTTCTGAGAATGAATGGACTTGGCGCAATAATACGACTGCGTTTAATCACTTTCAAATTGTGCCTAGAGCATTGACTGATATGCAGGATCCGCAACTTGACACTGACTTTATGGGACTGAAGCTAAAAACTCCAATTATGATTTCCCCAATTGCTTGTCACGGAATAGCTCATACCGATGCAGAAGTTGCTACCCAAAAAGGTGCCGCAGCTGCCGGTGCATTATTTTCATCAAGTACTTATGGTAATAAGAGTGTTGAAGATATTGCTGCCGCAGCGCCTGATGCACCACGTTTCTTTCAACTTTATTTAAGTAAAGATTGGGATTTCAACCAGATGGTCTTTGATGCTATTAAGAAGGCTGGTTATAACGGAATTTTCTTAACCGTTGATGCACTAGTTTCTGGTTATCGTGAAGCTAACTTAAGAACACAATTTGCTTTCCCAGTTCCATTAGATTTCTTCAGTCGTTATCAGGGAGCACAAGGTGAAGGACAGACTGTGGCACAGATGTATGCTTCTTCTGCACAAAAGATTGGACCTGAAGACGTTAAGCGAATTAAGGAAATGTCTGGCTTACCAGTTTATATCAAAGGGGTAATGTGTGCTGAGGATGCCAATTTAGCAATGGGCGCTGGTGCCGACGGTATCTATGTCACTAATCATGGTGGTCGAGAAGTTGATAGTGGCCCAGCGACAATTGATATGTTGCCAGAAATTGCTAAGGCAGTAAATCATCGGGTGCCAATTATTTTTGACTCAGGAGTTCGTCGTGGTTCACACGTCTTCAAAGCGTTGGCTCTGGGTGCTGATTTAGTTGGAATTGGTCGTCCATATCTTTATGCCTTAGCTCTTGGTGGTGCTAAAGGTGTCGAGTCAGTCATTAAGCAATTAAATGATGAATTACTAATTGATATGCAACTAACTGGTTGCAAGACAATTGAAGATGTTAAGCATGCAAAATTAACTAATATTAGTTATACTGCTGACAATTTGAAGTCGGATACGGATCCTTCTAGACTTAAGCCATACCCAGTAACTGGTGATAACCAATTAAAGAATACTGGTGCTGATGTAGTTTCCGGTGCTTCTGAAGCTTAA
- a CDS encoding ABC transporter substrate-binding protein/permease yields MKKIKKWLAAIFALLMLLSAATVNSTDVQAAKTPKATDNYLKKVKQKGKLVMGTSPDYPPFEFVKNQHGKSGVVGIDVEVGKKIAKDMGVKLVIKTMDFDSLLVGLETGKVDMVIAGMTRTPKRAKSVDFSEVYENSGQELIIRKADAKKYHSYHSFAGKTIGAQTGSLQTDLIKEQAKKVKLKTMDKDNDLVLALKTNKFDAVAVDKETAEAFSQNTAGLTHIPAGFKTGDMGKAVAFHQGAQSLVNAANKSIEQIKADKLIQKQYLPKVSKYLTTGKSKKATKSSNSMWAYKDFFFAGVGYTLFISAISVFFGFLLGAVLALMRLSHNKVAHSIATAYIEFVRGTPLMVQLLFIYFGLGLIVNIPALLSGIIAVSLNSAAYVAEVIRSGINSVSVGQTEASRSLGLSRSATMRYVIMPQAMKNIWPALGNEFVSLIKESSIVSVIGVKDLIYQSRIVQADTYRGVMPLVITMILYFIITFSLSSLMKIFERKMNHD; encoded by the coding sequence ATGAAAAAGATAAAAAAATGGCTGGCAGCAATTTTTGCGCTACTAATGCTGCTAAGCGCAGCAACTGTTAATAGCACAGATGTTCAAGCTGCTAAGACGCCAAAAGCAACCGATAATTATTTAAAAAAGGTTAAGCAAAAAGGTAAGCTGGTGATGGGCACTAGTCCTGATTATCCGCCATTTGAATTTGTTAAAAATCAGCACGGCAAATCCGGTGTAGTGGGAATAGATGTCGAAGTTGGCAAAAAAATCGCCAAAGATATGGGCGTCAAATTGGTTATCAAAACGATGGATTTTGACTCACTGTTAGTTGGTCTTGAAACTGGCAAAGTTGACATGGTAATTGCGGGAATGACGCGGACTCCGAAACGGGCTAAAAGTGTTGATTTTAGTGAGGTCTATGAAAATAGTGGACAAGAATTAATTATTAGAAAAGCTGATGCTAAAAAATATCATAGCTATCATTCCTTTGCGGGTAAAACAATTGGAGCGCAAACGGGAAGTTTGCAGACTGATTTGATTAAAGAGCAAGCCAAAAAAGTTAAACTAAAAACAATGGATAAGGATAATGATCTTGTCTTAGCTTTAAAAACTAATAAGTTTGATGCAGTAGCCGTTGATAAAGAAACTGCTGAAGCTTTTTCACAAAATACGGCTGGCTTAACGCACATACCTGCAGGATTTAAAACAGGTGATATGGGCAAAGCGGTAGCCTTTCATCAAGGGGCTCAAAGTTTAGTGAATGCGGCCAACAAATCAATTGAGCAAATTAAAGCCGACAAATTAATTCAGAAGCAATATTTACCTAAAGTTAGCAAGTACCTAACTACTGGCAAATCTAAAAAAGCAACCAAGTCATCCAATTCAATGTGGGCTTATAAAGATTTCTTTTTTGCTGGTGTTGGTTACACCTTGTTTATCTCAGCAATTTCGGTTTTCTTCGGCTTTTTGCTAGGTGCAGTACTAGCATTAATGCGGTTGAGTCATAATAAAGTTGCTCATTCGATTGCCACTGCTTATATTGAATTTGTTCGTGGTACACCGCTCATGGTGCAGTTATTATTTATTTACTTTGGCTTAGGCTTGATTGTTAACATTCCAGCCTTATTATCAGGGATTATTGCTGTGTCACTTAATTCGGCTGCTTATGTGGCAGAAGTTATCCGCTCGGGAATCAATTCGGTTTCAGTTGGGCAAACGGAAGCTTCAAGGTCACTAGGATTATCACGTTCAGCTACGATGCGTTACGTAATTATGCCACAAGCAATGAAAAATATCTGGCCAGCTTTAGGAAATGAATTTGTTTCTTTGATTAAGGAAAGTTCGATTGTTTCAGTTATTGGGGTCAAAGACTTAATTTATCAATCACGGATTGTCCAGGCAGATACCTACCGGGGCGTCATGCCATTGGTAATTACCATGATTCTGTACTTTATTATTACCTTTAGTTTGTCTAGTTTAATGAAAATATTTGAGAGGAAGATGAATCATGATTAG